The genomic region ATACCACCGCCTCCAATACCTGCAGCAATAGTATTATTAGCCGTTGATAAGTAAAAAAAGCTTGTTTCTAAACTGTAGTTGGTCAGTTTTTCAGGACCAAATAATAAAGCATTCTCAGTATTGCCATTAAAAGTACTGGTTAAGGCATTGCGGTCACCAAGGGGATCAATCGTATAATTCCCTGAAAGTATAAAGAAATCCTCTTTAAAATCATCTACATTTGGATGGGTAAAGTTTTCACTAAATATAATATCATTATTATTTGAGCTTATTGAAGAGTTCTTCATGTTATTGCAAGAAGCAAAAGATAAAGCAATGAGGCTTAGCAAAATAAATTTCATTGAACGTGTTCCTTTTTGTATTGGCGCTGAACTTATCACCATTGAGAGGAACATAAAATCGTACTTGTGCTTAAAGTGCTGAAAAAGTATTTATTTTCATGGTGGCAGTTTTTGTGAAGTTTTTATTAAAGCTTGGACGAACGTTTAAGTTTTCAGCACTACTCAAGGTTACTCGAAGAAGTTTAATGACCTCCGACCAAGTTTGAGGCCTGTCATCAATATTAAACGCCATAAGCTTATGAACAGCTTTTCTGACAACAGAAGGTAGGCCAGGCTGGATTTGTCCGATGGGGATAGCGTCAGTTTCAAGTTTTTGTACCAGTACTTCCATCGCTTTATAATCCTCGTATGGAGCAACACCGCTCAAGCAGTTATATAGCGTAGCACCTAGGCCATAGATATCACATCTATGATCCAATTCTTTTCCAGCCGCTTGTTCTGGGCTCATAAAGTGTGGAGATCCTAAAATCATATCTTTTTGAGTGATGTCACTAGGCTCTTCTAGGCATCTAGCGATACCCAGATCAGTCAAGTAGGCGTGTTTAGTGCTTTGATCAATGAGTATATTTGATGGTTTTATATCTCGATGAATGAGCAAATTCTGCGACCATGCATATTGCATGGCTTCGGCAATTTGTAGAGTGTAGGTTAAAGCTTCTGTCAATTCTAGAGGACCACCAATTTGAATGAGATTTTTACAGGTTTTTCCATTAACCATATCCATAGCAAGGTAATAATCATCATTAAATTCTCCGGCATAAAAGACGTGTATGAAGTGTGGATGACGGTAACTAGATAAAAGTTCTATTTCTCTTCGAAAACGCAAGTGTTCTTCATGATCTAGTTTATCATGACGTATTATTTTTATGGCACTAGTTCGGTTCATAAGTTCGTGCTTCGCAGAATAAACTTCAGCGGTACTGCCCGTACCAATGAGGGCATCTATTTTAAAATCGCCAATACGACTTCCACTGGCGTAATCGGGAGAGGGTGCGAAAAAATCACATGTACATTTAGGGCAGGTTATTTCAGCCCCCCTAAGGTGTTCATTTACAGAGAGCTTAAGTCCGCATACATGACAGTAAAATTTGTATTCCATAAAAATGGCCAATTGAAGTTATTATTTATATAATAAATTTTGCATCAAAATATAATATCTTGCAATAGTATGCGGGAATATAGGGAAGCATGAATACACAAATAGTGTGTATTCATGCTAGAGATCGTGCTATAGGAAACTAAAGTTGATTTATTAGTTCGCGATACTGAATTAATTTGTCATCATAAATCGTGGCGTTTTGCGTATTTGGAAGCAGTTGACTTTCTGCACCGGTGAAGAGTTCGTTAAGTTCTTTCCAGTCTTGTTTAGAGGAGGCATTAGCCGCACGCATTGCAGCGCCTAAAGCGGCTGAATTACTGATCTCAATACGTTCAACCTTAGCTTGAAAAACATCGGCAATCATTTGAGTAATAGCGGTGTTGTTCGAAGCTCCACCAGTTAAGCGAATTGTAGAGATAGACTTGGCATGTTTTTCAGCATAAAGACGTAGATTCAGTATTTGGCTCTCAATTAAACCTACTAATGCTTTGGTAGGAGAAAAAGATGAGAGTTGTTCTTTGCTGAGTTGTGCCGAGCAGTGGGGGTACATTTCATCTACAATAAAGGGGAGATAATTACTGTCAGGATAAGGGGTGTTATTTGCAATAAGCTCTTCGCCTTCTTGCCAGTTAAGTCCTGTGGAAAGCAGTGCGGCCTCACGACTCAAAGAGCCATTTCTAAAACAAATTAAACTCATATAACCACCTGCGGGATTACCGAAGATATGGCCTACACCCTTGGTGTCTATCATTTCATAACCAATAGCGCCAAAGAAAGTATCAGAAGTTCCCATGCTGATAACAACAGTTCCAGGCTCCGCAGCTCCGCAGCCAATTAAACTATTGGGATTATCGCCAGAAGATAGGCAAATATCACAATCGGCTGAAAGGGCATATCTTTCTACGAAATATTTGGATACCTTAGCCGCGGCAGTAGAGGCAGGCTCTATAGAAGGGAGTTTATTGATGAGATTCGGGGCACAAGCATCGAGTAGGTTTTGATCCCATTGACTATTAGCCAGGTTCATTAAATTCATGCCAGCAGCATCAGAGCTATCGATAGAAAGGTTTTTTCCAGCGAAGATAGAGGCGCAAAAAGAACTAATGAGATGTATCGTTTGGGTTTCTTGATAGGCTTCAGGAGATTTTTTATAAAATTTTCTAATTTGGGCAGCAGTGAAGCGTTCGCAGTAAAGGGATCCCGAGAGTTCACTTACAGAGCCCTTTAAAATTCGATCCATTTCTTTACATTCTTCACTGGTTGAATTATCCATCCAGATGGGGACAATAGGGCGACTGAAGCAAGGGATTAAAACTTCACTTAGTGGCTCAGTACTTTTGATCTCGGCCAAGATTTGCGTAAACTTATCATTAAGGTAAACCGATGCATGCTGGTGACCAGATATAGAAATTGATTCTATTTGAGGTGTATAATCCTTTAAGGCAAACATCATTTTATCGATAGCTTTTAGATAGAGCTGAGGGTAAGAATAAAATTCTTGATTATTTCCTCTGATGAAACCATTTTCAGTTTCAAATTCAGGAAAATTTTCAGCAAAATTAATCGTATGCTCTTTAATGATCTTTCCTGCAGTACTATCGATGAGTACTGCAGAAAGGCTTTGTGTACTTAAATCAAGGCCGAGAGAAATCATCTGTTAACCAATGTGGATGTTATAGATGTTTTCATAAAGCTCTTGTTGACCAGAAATCTGCGTAGGCTCGCCCTTAGTAGCCGCAAGGTCACGTAGGTCAGAAAGACTTAGTTTACCAGCTTCAAATGCGGATCCTTGACCAGCGTCAAAAGATGAGTAACGCTGTTTAAGCATTTTTGGGATTTCACTGTTGTTGTTTACGTCGTCTGCAATCACGAGTGCTCTTGCAAAGTTATCCATAGCACCAATGTGACCGTAAAAAATATCTTCTAAGTCAGTTGAGTTACGACGCGTTTTTGCATCGAAGTTCAAACCACCAGGAGCAAGGCCGCCTTGCTGAAGAACAATGCGCATGATATCTACAGCGGAGTTAAGGTTTGTAGGGAATTGATCGGTATCCCAACCATTTTGTGCGTCGCCACGGTTAGCGTCGATAGAACCAAGCATCCCTGCATCAGCAGCAACTTGAATATCGTGTGCTGGATCGTGACCAGCAAGTGTACCGTGATTAGGTTCATGATTGATTTTGAAGTGCTTCTCTAATCCATTTTCACGTAAGAAGCCGATAACAGTAGCTGAGTCAACATCATATTGATGTTTCGTAGGCTCCATCGGTTTAGGTTCGATTAGAAATTGTCCAGTGAAACCAGTTTCTTCTGCATAGTTAACACACTGACGAAGAAATTCTGCGAAATGAGCTTTTTCACGTTTCATATTCGTGTTGAGTAGAGAGTCATAACCTTCACGACCACCCCAGAAAACATAGTTTTCGCCACCGAGGAACTTCGTTGCATCAATAGCCGCTTTAACTTGTGCTGCACCCTGACAAACGACGTCAAAGTTTGAGTTTGTAGCGCCGCCATTCATATAACGTGGGTGAGAGAAGAGATTCGCTGTACCCCAAAGAAGTTTTACGCCAGATTCGGCTTGTTTATCTTTTGCACGTTTAACGAGTTCCCAGAGGTTGGCTTCAGATTCTTCTACTGAATTTCCTTCTGGAGCCATATCACGGTCGTGAAAACAGTAAAAAGGTACGCCAAGCTTAGTAAAAAATTCGAATGCGGCATCCATTTTTTGGTGTGCTTGTTCCATTGGGTTAGAAGCATTTAACCAAGGGAGTTGTTGTGGGCCAGGGCCAAAGGGATCTGCACCAGTACCACAGAAAGTATGCCAGTAACAAACAGCGTAACGAAGATGTTCTTTCATCGTTTTTCCAGCTACGATTCTGTTTTCATCGTAGTAACGGAACGCTAAAGGATTACGGCTAGATTCACCTTCGAATTGGATTTTTTCAGTGTTTGGGAAGTAAGTTTTCATTATTCGTGTCCTTGGTTATTTATTATCAACTGTAATCATCATAACACTCCATTTTATCTAAGTCAATAGCAAAATGATATAAATCATGTTAAAACATAAGTGAAGTTAACATATAGTCATGTACCGCTTGTAATAATTGTTTAAGTTATTAACTATGTTAAACTATGTTAAAATAATCGAGACTATATAATGAATAAGAGGGTTAGCTTACAAGATGTAGCAAAGGCTGCAGGTGTATCCGCAATGACGGTTTCTAGAGTTATTAATAATCATCCAAGAGTACTAGAGAAAACAGCCGCAAAAGTTCAGGCAGTTATCAAAGAACTTGGTTATTCAGCGGTACCTTCCTTACGTAAAAGAGGGCGAAGAAGTCGAGCACATACAGGGATTCATACAGGCCAGATAGCTTTGGTGCTTTTAGGGATGGATGAAAGTTTCGCAAATAATCCAGTTATCGGAAAAACCTTTCACGGAATTAGAAGTCATCTATCAGCCAATGAGATTTCTACTGTATTAGTTCCTGTGCAAGATCAGAGAAATTTACCTGATATATTAGATAGAAGAAGTATTGATGGCATGATTGTAACGGGTGAATTTCCCAAAGAATCATTTAAAAAACACTTTGAAGGTATGCCATTAGTTTATATATATTGCTTGAGTAATGAGCAAGAGATTAATTATGACCAGGTTTTACCGGATAATAAAAAAGTTGCGCAACTCGCAGCAAAGAATTTTTTAGAGGCAGGAATTAAGCATTGTGCCTTTTTTGATCCTTCACCGAATCATCCCGAATTTCATATTCGTGGACTTGAGTTTTCGAAGCAAATTGAAAGTGCAGGCGGAAGGGTTGATATGTATTTGGATAAAGCCTTAAGCGAATCGCCAGAATCAGCTGAGCAGGATGTAGATCGCAATAAATTCAACAAAATGATAGATGTTTTTTGAATAATGAAAAAAGAGCCAAAGCCGTATTTTTGCCTTCGGATTCCGTTACCGCTATTTTTTACAGGCTAATGAGAGAGAAGGGAGAAGATCCTGCGAATTACCAAGTCGTTTCCTGTAATAAGGAAAAACCTTATCTAGAAGGTTTATATCCTTCGCCAAAATCGA from Lentisphaera profundi harbors:
- a CDS encoding serine/threonine-protein kinase, coding for MEYKFYCHVCGLKLSVNEHLRGAEITCPKCTCDFFAPSPDYASGSRIGDFKIDALIGTGSTAEVYSAKHELMNRTSAIKIIRHDKLDHEEHLRFRREIELLSSYRHPHFIHVFYAGEFNDDYYLAMDMVNGKTCKNLIQIGGPLELTEALTYTLQIAEAMQYAWSQNLLIHRDIKPSNILIDQSTKHAYLTDLGIARCLEEPSDITQKDMILGSPHFMSPEQAAGKELDHRCDIYGLGATLYNCLSGVAPYEDYKAMEVLVQKLETDAIPIGQIQPGLPSVVRKAVHKLMAFNIDDRPQTWSEVIKLLRVTLSSAENLNVRPSFNKNFTKTATMKINTFSAL
- a CDS encoding xylulokinase; the protein is MISLGLDLSTQSLSAVLIDSTAGKIIKEHTINFAENFPEFETENGFIRGNNQEFYSYPQLYLKAIDKMMFALKDYTPQIESISISGHQHASVYLNDKFTQILAEIKSTEPLSEVLIPCFSRPIVPIWMDNSTSEECKEMDRILKGSVSELSGSLYCERFTAAQIRKFYKKSPEAYQETQTIHLISSFCASIFAGKNLSIDSSDAAGMNLMNLANSQWDQNLLDACAPNLINKLPSIEPASTAAAKVSKYFVERYALSADCDICLSSGDNPNSLIGCGAAEPGTVVISMGTSDTFFGAIGYEMIDTKGVGHIFGNPAGGYMSLICFRNGSLSREAALLSTGLNWQEGEELIANNTPYPDSNYLPFIVDEMYPHCSAQLSKEQLSSFSPTKALVGLIESQILNLRLYAEKHAKSISTIRLTGGASNNTAITQMIADVFQAKVERIEISNSAALGAAMRAANASSKQDWKELNELFTGAESQLLPNTQNATIYDDKLIQYRELINQL
- the xylA gene encoding xylose isomerase; this encodes MKTYFPNTEKIQFEGESSRNPLAFRYYDENRIVAGKTMKEHLRYAVCYWHTFCGTGADPFGPGPQQLPWLNASNPMEQAHQKMDAAFEFFTKLGVPFYCFHDRDMAPEGNSVEESEANLWELVKRAKDKQAESGVKLLWGTANLFSHPRYMNGGATNSNFDVVCQGAAQVKAAIDATKFLGGENYVFWGGREGYDSLLNTNMKREKAHFAEFLRQCVNYAEETGFTGQFLIEPKPMEPTKHQYDVDSATVIGFLRENGLEKHFKINHEPNHGTLAGHDPAHDIQVAADAGMLGSIDANRGDAQNGWDTDQFPTNLNSAVDIMRIVLQQGGLAPGGLNFDAKTRRNSTDLEDIFYGHIGAMDNFARALVIADDVNNNSEIPKMLKQRYSSFDAGQGSAFEAGKLSLSDLRDLAATKGEPTQISGQQELYENIYNIHIG
- a CDS encoding LacI family DNA-binding transcriptional regulator, with the translated sequence MNKRVSLQDVAKAAGVSAMTVSRVINNHPRVLEKTAAKVQAVIKELGYSAVPSLRKRGRRSRAHTGIHTGQIALVLLGMDESFANNPVIGKTFHGIRSHLSANEISTVLVPVQDQRNLPDILDRRSIDGMIVTGEFPKESFKKHFEGMPLVYIYCLSNEQEINYDQVLPDNKKVAQLAAKNFLEAGIKHCAFFDPSPNHPEFHIRGLEFSKQIESAGGRVDMYLDKALSESPESAEQDVDRNKFNKMIDVF